The following proteins are co-located in the Dehalococcoides mccartyi 195 genome:
- the cobS gene encoding adenosylcobinamide-GDP ribazoletransferase: MGSFLAAFRFLTNIPVPWLKEDWQGEKSHLDFARSLGFYPLVGLIVGLILAVLGWVFSLFLPDVLTAALLTVSLVVITGGLHLDGLTDTFDGIAAGHKSFERAQEVMHLPGVGAIGVLAAICLLLSKFAAIVSLPSGSFITGLILFPVISRWAMVYAVVCYPYVRSQGLGKELKGGSAKASLWLATIFCLAVCVILGGWAGLLAMFGSWLLIMYLASFFRRRLGGLNGDTYGSINEFTEVAALIFIVALSGYFS, from the coding sequence ATGGGTTCATTCTTAGCGGCTTTCCGCTTTCTTACCAATATACCTGTACCCTGGCTGAAAGAAGACTGGCAGGGGGAGAAGTCACATCTGGATTTTGCCCGCTCACTTGGCTTCTACCCCCTGGTGGGTTTAATTGTCGGGTTGATACTGGCCGTTTTGGGCTGGGTTTTCAGCCTTTTTTTACCGGATGTACTTACGGCCGCTTTGCTGACAGTAAGCCTGGTGGTGATTACCGGCGGTTTGCATCTTGACGGCCTGACAGATACCTTTGACGGTATTGCCGCCGGCCACAAGTCCTTTGAACGCGCCCAGGAGGTAATGCATTTGCCGGGGGTGGGGGCTATCGGGGTACTTGCGGCAATCTGCCTGTTACTTTCAAAGTTTGCCGCTATCGTTAGCCTTCCTTCAGGCAGTTTCATAACCGGGCTTATCCTGTTTCCTGTAATCAGCCGCTGGGCTATGGTCTATGCGGTGGTTTGTTACCCGTATGTCAGGTCACAGGGTTTGGGCAAAGAGCTTAAGGGCGGGTCTGCAAAAGCCAGCTTGTGGCTTGCTACCATTTTCTGTCTGGCAGTCTGTGTAATACTGGGTGGCTGGGCAGGGTTGCTGGCTATGTTCGGCAGCTGGCTGCTGATTATGTATCTGGCATCTTTCTTCAGACGCAGGCTTGGCGGACTAAACGGGGATACTTACGGCTCAATTAACGAGTTTACCGAGGTAGCGGCGCTGATATTTATAGTGGCCTTGTCCGGGTATTTCAGCTGA
- the cobC gene encoding alpha-ribazole phosphatase, which produces MKLILVRHGETETDNCRCYWGHSDIGLSDSGHAQANSLREYLSAVRIDAIYSSPLKRCMETAETIAYGRPLSVNKNNDLKEIDFGRVEGLTYDDVLERYPDIAQKWAEGSFDVHFPDGEGMEHFAQRVVKFVKMLSKHREDETLLLVGHGGVFRILICHFLGIDYKHWWQFTLGVGSVTVLDIYPEGSILEKLNDKSHLG; this is translated from the coding sequence ATGAAACTGATACTGGTGCGTCACGGGGAGACCGAAACAGATAACTGCCGCTGTTACTGGGGGCATAGTGATATCGGCCTTTCAGACTCCGGCCATGCTCAGGCTAACTCCCTGCGGGAATATTTGTCTGCGGTCAGGATAGATGCCATTTATTCCAGCCCTCTTAAACGCTGCATGGAAACTGCTGAAACCATTGCCTACGGGCGGCCTCTTTCAGTCAATAAAAATAATGACCTGAAGGAAATAGATTTCGGGCGGGTAGAGGGCCTTACCTACGATGATGTTTTAGAACGCTACCCGGATATTGCCCAGAAATGGGCTGAGGGCAGTTTTGACGTGCATTTCCCGGACGGGGAAGGCATGGAACATTTTGCCCAGCGGGTTGTTAAATTTGTAAAAATGCTCTCCAAGCACCGGGAGGATGAGACTTTATTACTGGTGGGGCACGGGGGTGTTTTCCGTATCCTTATCTGCCATTTTCTGGGCATTGATTACAAACACTGGTGGCAGTTTACGCTGGGTGTTGGCTCGGTAACTGTTCTGGATATTTATCCCGAGGGGTCTATACTGGAAAAACTGAACGATAAATCCCATCTGGGCTGA
- the cobU gene encoding bifunctional adenosylcobinamide kinase/adenosylcobinamide-phosphate guanylyltransferase yields MNYLLIGGARSGKSSYAEELAKSIGGNIVFVATAEAGDDEMKTRILRHQQARPPEWGLIEASLGVGEKISAHGKNADVIILDCITLLVNNIMCRYMLEHGDELTGDAADYLDAAVKKEINDVIKAMEKTGASFIVVTNDVGAGLIPPNAMARIYRDLLGRANQMLGAYVEYVYLMVAGLPMQVKPLLR; encoded by the coding sequence ATGAATTATTTACTTATCGGCGGTGCCCGCAGCGGCAAAAGCAGTTATGCGGAGGAACTGGCCAAATCCATAGGTGGCAATATTGTGTTTGTGGCAACAGCCGAAGCCGGTGATGATGAAATGAAAACCCGTATCCTGCGGCATCAGCAGGCCCGTCCGCCTGAGTGGGGTCTTATAGAGGCCAGTCTGGGGGTGGGTGAAAAAATAAGCGCTCACGGGAAAAATGCCGATGTGATTATACTGGACTGCATTACCCTGCTGGTAAATAACATAATGTGCCGGTATATGCTTGAACATGGTGATGAGCTTACCGGTGATGCGGCTGACTATCTGGATGCGGCGGTTAAAAAAGAAATAAACGATGTTATAAAAGCTATGGAAAAGACGGGTGCGTCATTTATTGTGGTGACCAATGACGTGGGTGCGGGGCTTATCCCCCCTAATGCCATGGCCAGAATTTACCGGGATTTGCTGGGCAGGGCAAACCAGATGCTGGGTGCATATGTGGAATATGTGTACCTTATGGTGGCCGGACTGCCCATGCAGGTTAAGCCTTTGCTCCGCTAG
- the trxA gene encoding thioredoxin, with the protein MVMEITDQSFAAEVLKSDKPVLVDFWAPWCGPCRMVAPIIDKLSTKYEGKFKFCKLNVDENKTTAAQYRVMSIPTLLFFKSGQVADMVVGAVPESALSQKIDQLLQK; encoded by the coding sequence ATGGTAATGGAAATAACCGACCAGAGTTTTGCGGCCGAGGTACTAAAATCAGATAAACCCGTGCTGGTAGATTTTTGGGCACCGTGGTGCGGCCCCTGCCGCATGGTAGCCCCCATAATAGACAAATTATCTACTAAATACGAAGGCAAGTTTAAATTTTGCAAGCTGAATGTAGATGAAAATAAAACTACTGCCGCCCAATACCGGGTTATGTCCATACCTACCCTGCTGTTTTTCAAGAGCGGTCAGGTAGCTGACATGGTGGTAGGTGCAGTACCCGAATCTGCCTTAAGCCAGAAGATTGACCAGTTACTCCAGAAGTAA
- a CDS encoding sensor histidine kinase: MKKVFSFFYSQIRRLPRLFANVHIWILILLFTGGFFLHYPQLLPFIGQIEPDSFLYLTRHSVGRLIMLLPVTYTALVFGLRPGLLSLVLAIAIIIPNIFVTDTVTPDDIIEIIGIIIIGLVVNLWLESYETDKKHRQQAYLKMETAQRELQRMQQNLRFYLKQITIAQEDERRRIAQELHDDTAQDLIVISRAIDRFVTQNPNLGEDNLAELEELQNHVNRTLSEVRRFAQDLRPSVLDDLGLIPALEWLIPDLSKHFGINIDIDVNGEIRRFAPETELVLFRIVQESLRNVGKHAQATKAWVYIDFGKYKAIPDHKR, translated from the coding sequence ATGAAAAAAGTATTTAGTTTCTTCTACAGCCAAATCCGCCGCCTGCCCAGATTATTTGCCAATGTGCATATCTGGATACTGATACTACTTTTTACCGGCGGTTTTTTCCTGCATTACCCCCAGTTACTGCCCTTTATAGGCCAGATAGAACCTGATTCTTTTCTGTACCTGACCCGCCATTCGGTAGGACGGCTTATAATGCTGCTGCCGGTTACCTACACCGCTCTGGTATTTGGCTTAAGACCGGGCCTTCTCTCCCTGGTACTGGCTATTGCTATTATTATTCCGAATATTTTCGTAACTGATACGGTCACCCCTGATGATATTATTGAAATTATCGGCATTATTATCATCGGGCTGGTGGTAAACCTCTGGCTGGAAAGCTATGAGACTGATAAAAAACACCGCCAGCAGGCTTACCTCAAAATGGAAACAGCCCAGCGCGAACTTCAGCGTATGCAGCAAAACCTGCGTTTTTATCTTAAACAAATCACTATAGCCCAGGAAGACGAACGCCGCCGTATTGCCCAGGAGCTGCACGATGATACCGCTCAGGACCTGATTGTCATATCACGAGCCATAGACCGCTTTGTTACCCAAAACCCCAATCTGGGCGAAGACAATCTGGCTGAACTGGAAGAGCTGCAGAACCATGTAAACCGCACCTTAAGTGAAGTCCGCCGCTTTGCCCAGGATTTACGGCCTTCGGTACTAGATGATTTGGGGTTGATTCCGGCTTTGGAATGGCTGATACCTGACCTTTCAAAGCACTTCGGCATAAATATTGATATAGATGTAAACGGGGAAATCCGCCGTTTTGCCCCCGAAACCGAACTGGTGTTATTCCGTATAGTCCAGGAGTCATTGCGTAACGTAGGCAAGCACGCTCAGGCAACCAAAGCCTGGGTTTATATAGACTTCGGCAAATACAAAGCCATCCCTGACCATAAAAGATAA
- a CDS encoding response regulator transcription factor translates to MQTTQMIKVLLADDHVIVREGTRELIQRESGMMVVGEASDGVEAVEMSMKVHPDVVVMDIAMPRLNGIEATKQIKQLLPTTAILILTAYESEQYILAILEAGAASFLLKNVKGTQLLEAIRAVYAGESVLQPSTTRRVIDQLINKATKTEEVSAVNPLTDREIEVLKMAARGVSNKDIADQLYLSNRTIQTHLSNIFKKLSVGSRTEAILYGLKRGWFIMEDLP, encoded by the coding sequence ATGCAAACTACCCAGATGATAAAGGTGCTTTTGGCAGATGACCACGTAATTGTGCGTGAGGGCACGCGTGAGCTTATCCAGCGCGAATCCGGCATGATGGTCGTCGGCGAAGCCTCAGACGGGGTTGAGGCAGTGGAAATGTCCATGAAGGTTCACCCTGACGTAGTTGTTATGGATATTGCCATGCCCCGCTTAAACGGGATTGAGGCCACCAAGCAAATAAAACAGCTTTTGCCCACCACGGCTATACTTATACTTACCGCCTACGAATCTGAGCAATATATTTTGGCCATACTGGAAGCAGGCGCAGCCAGCTTTCTGCTGAAAAATGTTAAAGGTACTCAGCTGCTGGAAGCTATCCGGGCTGTATATGCCGGAGAATCAGTACTTCAGCCCTCTACCACCCGCCGGGTTATTGACCAGCTGATTAACAAAGCCACTAAGACAGAAGAGGTTTCAGCCGTAAACCCGCTGACCGACCGCGAGATAGAAGTGCTTAAGATGGCCGCCCGGGGGGTCAGCAACAAAGATATAGCCGACCAGCTTTATTTATCCAACCGTACCATTCAGACCCATCTCTCCAATATTTTCAAAAAGTTATCCGTAGGGTCGCGGACTGAAGCTATTCTCTACGGGCTTAAACGCGGCTGGTTTATTATGGAAGATTTGCCCTAG
- a CDS encoding DUF3786 domain-containing protein: protein MINSGEGFRLPDQRNFELATQRTLELNRSRFLATQDFNKICQNSGAVFQPPFIQLEYFGFKVKVDTRNAAVTSPDTDLSLREEALILHYLLKADRTPVLHEQISFKELPEGANYQPVFYNRVLKGLIALYTADKAKLSLSALSLGGKKTDQADMSFLFQALPRLPLWLVFWQGDDEFPPEGNIIFDRSISHYLDTEAITEICQNLGHRLSQKTP, encoded by the coding sequence ATGATAAATTCAGGAGAAGGTTTCCGCCTGCCTGACCAGCGCAATTTTGAGCTGGCCACCCAGCGCACCCTTGAACTTAACCGCAGCCGTTTTCTGGCCACGCAGGATTTTAATAAGATATGCCAAAACTCAGGTGCGGTATTCCAGCCGCCCTTTATCCAGCTGGAATATTTCGGGTTTAAGGTAAAGGTAGACACCCGAAACGCAGCCGTAACCAGCCCTGATACAGACCTGTCACTGCGTGAAGAAGCCCTGATACTGCATTACCTGCTAAAGGCAGACAGGACACCAGTTCTGCACGAACAGATAAGCTTTAAAGAACTGCCCGAAGGTGCCAACTACCAGCCTGTTTTCTATAACAGGGTGCTCAAAGGGCTGATAGCCCTTTATACCGCAGATAAGGCTAAACTGAGCTTATCCGCTCTGTCACTAGGCGGTAAAAAAACAGACCAGGCTGATATGAGTTTCTTATTTCAAGCCCTGCCCCGACTGCCCCTCTGGCTGGTATTCTGGCAGGGAGACGATGAATTCCCCCCGGAGGGTAATATTATCTTTGACCGCTCCATTTCACACTATCTGGATACTGAAGCCATTACCGAAATCTGCCAGAACCTTGGCCACAGGCTCAGCCAAAAAACCCCTTGA
- the acsC gene encoding acetyl-CoA decarbonylase/synthase complex subunit gamma: MSPTGIEIYKFLPRTNCGECGVPTCLAFAMSLAGGRAELSACPYVSEEAKQKLEEASAPPVRTVSIGTGDYSFKTGGETVMHRHEKRFEHQPGIALLISDSLSETEQDAKLAAFTRFQYKRVGAILKPDMLALRADSGSGEKYLKLVKLAAGKCPASLMLMCADTAVLDESLKICAERKPLLYAATAENSSEMAELAKKYNCPLVAKAANLADLADLSVKLQSLGIKDIVLDSSAENLKQALSDNVAIRRSAILKKFRPMGFPVINFPGQMTQDPMKESLFAGILTAKYAGILVLSDFSGETLFPLLVTRMNLYTDPQRPLATTEGIYEINNPDANSPVILTCNFSLTYFIVSGEMENSRVPCYLMIKDTEGLSVMTAWAAGKFGADTIGKFVKNSGIAAKINHRKLIIPGYASMESGGLEEELSGWEIMVGPREAAHIPAYLKQFKP; encoded by the coding sequence ATGTCACCTACCGGTATAGAGATTTATAAATTTTTGCCCCGAACTAACTGCGGCGAATGCGGCGTACCCACCTGTCTGGCATTTGCCATGAGTCTGGCAGGAGGCCGGGCTGAACTTTCTGCCTGCCCTTACGTTTCGGAAGAAGCCAAACAGAAGCTGGAGGAAGCTTCCGCCCCCCCGGTCAGGACAGTGAGCATAGGTACAGGTGATTACTCTTTTAAAACCGGCGGCGAAACTGTCATGCACCGACATGAAAAACGCTTTGAGCACCAGCCGGGTATTGCCCTGCTCATCTCAGACAGCCTGAGCGAGACGGAACAGGATGCCAAACTGGCCGCTTTCACCCGTTTTCAGTACAAACGGGTGGGTGCTATCCTGAAGCCGGATATGCTGGCACTCAGGGCAGACAGCGGCTCAGGTGAAAAATACCTGAAGCTGGTCAAACTGGCCGCCGGAAAATGCCCGGCCAGCCTCATGCTGATGTGTGCTGATACAGCCGTACTTGATGAATCTTTGAAGATTTGCGCTGAACGCAAACCGCTTCTTTACGCCGCCACAGCCGAAAACAGCAGCGAAATGGCAGAGCTGGCTAAAAAATACAACTGCCCGCTGGTAGCCAAAGCGGCTAACCTGGCAGATTTGGCTGACCTTAGCGTCAAGCTTCAATCACTGGGAATAAAAGATATTGTGCTTGACAGCTCTGCCGAAAATTTAAAACAGGCCTTATCTGACAATGTTGCCATAAGGCGCTCAGCCATTTTGAAAAAGTTCCGCCCCATGGGTTTTCCGGTCATCAATTTCCCCGGCCAGATGACCCAAGACCCCATGAAAGAATCACTGTTTGCCGGCATACTGACTGCCAAATACGCCGGTATACTGGTGCTGTCTGACTTTAGCGGCGAAACCCTGTTCCCTTTGCTGGTAACTCGTATGAACCTTTACACTGACCCCCAGCGGCCTTTGGCTACTACCGAGGGTATTTATGAAATAAACAACCCGGATGCCAATTCACCGGTCATACTCACCTGCAATTTTTCGCTGACATATTTTATTGTCTCCGGTGAGATGGAAAACAGCCGCGTACCCTGTTACCTGATGATAAAAGACACCGAAGGGCTTTCGGTCATGACCGCCTGGGCGGCAGGCAAATTCGGGGCGGATACAATCGGTAAATTTGTAAAAAACAGCGGTATTGCCGCTAAAATCAACCACCGCAAGCTGATTATACCGGGCTACGCCTCAATGGAAAGCGGTGGCTTGGAAGAAGAGCTGTCCGGCTGGGAGATAATGGTCGGCCCGCGTGAAGCCGCCCATATACCGGCCTATTTAAAGCAGTTTAAACCCTAA
- the acsB gene encoding acetyl-CoA decarbonylase/synthase complex subunit alpha/beta, with product MSNTVAEASINSARNIVNASYKIFKQELAANCPDTAVGFPNTAYFLPVIYGILGIQVEKLSDMEAVFDKCFKMLPPPEVKAEEITELGAVLEAGLATLFAEEMLEALRYLSQPEYYTNTEDPTPDNIWLGAADDIILRKRGVEFVDGTAPGFAAIIGAAPDNATAESIAAELQQKNLYTFMCGESQGKRFASQLADAGVELGWTPRLVSFGDEPTAAIFAFGFAVRVALSFGNVEPGNRAKLFEYSQERIKAFVMPLGDISDEWYANAAGALNFGFPIIADKSVLPILPGVDTVDSVLAGIPYDRIVSKAMDVRGIKVNITKVPVPVAYGPAYEGERVRGEQIYLECGGGRTQMVELVTTAGMDDVTDGKIELFGQDIANVPEGSRLPLAIVVEAAGHKMNEDYEPILERQIHHLLNYAQGVMHIGQRDIAWLRVSKGAAAKGFSLKHIGSILHAKLHQDFGGIVDKIQIKLYTTPEKVAEISGQSKKIYAKRDERIEGMTDENTETFYSCTLCQSFAPSHVCIVSPERTGLCGAYNWMDCRASNEINNLGPNQPVNKGAVIDAKLGQWSGINQFVEKTSGGVVSHYNLYSIIHDPMTTCGCCECIAAILPLCNGVMTVNREYAGMTPCGMKFTTLAGTIGGGITTPGFLGHSKYNITQRKFISAEDGLLRLVWMPKSLKDEIRERFNARAAELGIPDLLERIADESVGTTEEEILPFLEAKQHPALTLEPLI from the coding sequence ATGAGTAATACAGTAGCCGAAGCTTCTATAAATAGCGCCAGAAACATAGTAAATGCCAGTTATAAAATATTTAAACAAGAACTAGCCGCAAACTGCCCTGATACAGCAGTAGGTTTCCCGAATACCGCCTATTTCCTGCCGGTTATTTACGGCATACTGGGTATTCAGGTTGAAAAACTGTCTGATATGGAGGCCGTTTTTGATAAATGCTTCAAAATGCTGCCTCCGCCGGAGGTAAAAGCCGAAGAGATAACCGAGCTGGGTGCGGTGCTGGAGGCCGGTCTGGCCACCCTGTTTGCAGAGGAAATGCTGGAAGCTCTGCGTTATCTGAGCCAGCCGGAATATTACACCAATACCGAAGACCCCACCCCGGATAATATCTGGCTGGGTGCGGCTGATGATATTATTCTGCGTAAACGCGGGGTAGAGTTTGTAGACGGCACCGCCCCCGGTTTTGCCGCCATTATAGGTGCGGCACCTGATAACGCCACGGCCGAAAGCATAGCCGCCGAGCTTCAGCAGAAAAACCTTTATACGTTTATGTGCGGTGAATCTCAAGGCAAGCGTTTTGCCAGCCAGCTGGCTGATGCCGGGGTTGAGCTTGGCTGGACACCCCGTCTGGTTTCCTTCGGGGATGAACCCACCGCCGCCATCTTTGCCTTCGGCTTTGCCGTCAGGGTAGCCCTGTCATTCGGCAATGTAGAGCCGGGCAACCGGGCCAAACTGTTTGAATACAGCCAGGAGCGCATAAAGGCCTTTGTTATGCCGCTGGGAGATATAAGTGACGAATGGTATGCCAATGCCGCCGGGGCGCTAAATTTCGGCTTCCCCATAATTGCGGACAAATCCGTGCTGCCCATTCTGCCGGGGGTAGATACGGTTGATTCAGTGCTGGCAGGCATACCTTATGACCGTATTGTCTCCAAGGCTATGGACGTCCGGGGAATAAAAGTAAATATAACCAAAGTGCCTGTTCCGGTGGCTTACGGCCCTGCCTACGAAGGCGAACGGGTACGGGGTGAACAGATATATCTGGAATGCGGCGGCGGACGCACCCAGATGGTAGAGCTGGTAACAACCGCCGGAATGGATGATGTTACCGACGGCAAAATAGAACTGTTCGGGCAGGATATAGCAAATGTGCCCGAAGGCTCCCGCCTGCCGCTGGCTATAGTGGTAGAAGCAGCCGGACACAAAATGAATGAAGATTACGAACCTATACTGGAACGCCAGATACACCACCTCCTGAACTACGCCCAGGGTGTTATGCATATCGGCCAGAGGGATATAGCCTGGCTGCGTGTAAGCAAAGGCGCAGCCGCCAAGGGCTTTTCCTTAAAGCATATCGGCTCTATTCTCCATGCCAAACTGCATCAGGATTTCGGCGGTATAGTAGACAAAATACAGATAAAACTATATACCACCCCTGAAAAAGTGGCCGAGATAAGCGGGCAGTCCAAAAAGATTTATGCCAAACGGGATGAACGCATTGAGGGTATGACTGACGAAAATACCGAGACTTTTTATTCCTGCACCCTCTGCCAGTCATTTGCCCCCAGCCATGTCTGTATAGTCAGCCCAGAAAGAACCGGGCTGTGCGGGGCTTACAACTGGATGGACTGCCGGGCTTCCAACGAGATTAATAATTTAGGGCCTAACCAGCCGGTAAACAAGGGGGCAGTTATTGATGCCAAGCTGGGGCAATGGTCAGGTATAAACCAGTTTGTAGAAAAAACATCCGGCGGGGTGGTCAGCCATTACAATCTTTACAGCATAATCCATGACCCCATGACCACCTGCGGCTGCTGCGAATGTATTGCGGCCATACTCCCCCTGTGCAACGGGGTTATGACCGTAAACCGGGAATACGCCGGTATGACCCCCTGCGGTATGAAATTTACTACTCTGGCCGGGACTATCGGCGGGGGCATTACCACCCCCGGTTTTCTGGGCCACAGCAAATACAATATTACCCAACGCAAATTTATCTCCGCCGAAGACGGACTGCTCCGGCTGGTCTGGATGCCCAAATCTCTGAAAGACGAGATACGGGAACGGTTTAATGCCAGAGCCGCCGAACTGGGTATACCGGATTTACTGGAGCGGATTGCAGACGAAAGCGTAGGCACTACCGAGGAAGAAATACTCCCCTTCCTTGAAGCAAAACAACACCCGGCGCTGACCCTTGAGCCACTTATCTAG
- a CDS encoding acetyl-CoA decarbonylase/synthase complex subunit delta has product MAFEIPKINYNGRIKEITLGEGPKAVTVGGETSMPFYLFEGEMPRKPKIAMEIQDTPPEDWPEDVLKPFGDAVNNPVSWAKKCVDTYGAELICLQLESTDPNGLDRSAEESAKIVREVADAVDVPLIVWGTANHEKDTEVLRKASEACPDKKLILGPVEEGDYKKIAAQAMAYKHTIIASSPIDINLAKQLNILLGNLGVPAEGLIMDPTVSSIGYGIEYSYSVIERIRLAALTQQDERLQYPLICNIGREAWKTKEAKIPEAESPEMGNTEKRAIMIEAMSAAILLIAGADILVIRHPESMRLAGELIDELS; this is encoded by the coding sequence ATGGCATTTGAAATACCCAAAATAAACTACAACGGCCGTATCAAGGAAATAACCCTGGGTGAAGGGCCGAAAGCCGTCACTGTAGGCGGTGAAACTTCCATGCCCTTTTACCTGTTTGAGGGGGAAATGCCCCGCAAACCTAAAATAGCCATGGAAATACAGGACACCCCGCCTGAAGATTGGCCGGAAGATGTTTTAAAGCCCTTTGGGGATGCAGTCAATAACCCGGTCAGCTGGGCTAAAAAATGTGTTGATACATACGGGGCGGAGCTTATCTGCCTTCAACTGGAAAGCACTGACCCGAACGGGCTTGACCGTTCTGCCGAAGAATCTGCCAAAATTGTCCGGGAAGTGGCAGATGCCGTGGATGTACCCCTGATAGTCTGGGGAACGGCTAACCATGAAAAGGACACCGAGGTACTCCGCAAGGCAAGTGAAGCCTGCCCTGATAAAAAGCTTATACTGGGGCCGGTGGAAGAGGGTGACTATAAGAAAATAGCCGCCCAGGCCATGGCCTATAAACATACTATTATCGCTTCGTCACCCATAGATATAAACTTGGCTAAACAGCTTAATATCCTGCTGGGCAATCTGGGCGTACCCGCCGAAGGGCTTATTATGGACCCCACTGTCAGCAGCATAGGATACGGCATAGAATATTCGTATTCGGTGATAGAACGCATCCGTCTGGCGGCGCTCACCCAGCAGGACGAACGTCTCCAGTACCCCCTTATCTGCAATATCGGGCGGGAAGCCTGGAAAACCAAAGAAGCCAAAATACCCGAAGCGGAAAGCCCGGAAATGGGCAATACCGAAAAACGGGCTATTATGATTGAAGCTATGTCCGCTGCTATTTTACTTATTGCCGGGGCGGATATACTGGTAATACGCCATCCGGAATCCATGCGGCTGGCGGGTGAACTGATAGACGAACTTAGCTAA
- a CDS encoding bifunctional 5,10-methylenetetrahydrofolate dehydrogenase/5,10-methenyltetrahydrofolate cyclohydrolase, translating into MSAHIINGTEIAAAIREEIRSEVTALKAKHGIVPGLATVLVGDDPASHSYVDSKIKMCQNLGIYSEHHPLPQSATNEDLLTLIARLNADPKISGILVQVPLPVQISENLVLNAINPDKDVDGFHPVNVGRMCLGEPCFLPCTPHGVQELLIRSGIKIEGTHVVIVGRSNLVGKPLANILLQKAPGANATVTICHSGTKNLPLITSQADILVSAMGKPKFITADMVRQGAVVIDVGTTCIGYTPEGKRILSGDVDFEAVKEKAFAITPVPKGVGPMTIIMLMLNTLTAAKRAAGLVK; encoded by the coding sequence ATGAGCGCACATATTATAAACGGCACAGAAATAGCCGCCGCCATCCGCGAAGAAATACGCAGTGAAGTAACTGCACTTAAAGCCAAGCACGGCATAGTACCCGGTCTGGCCACCGTACTGGTGGGAGATGACCCTGCTTCGCACTCTTATGTAGACTCCAAAATAAAAATGTGCCAGAATCTGGGTATATATTCAGAGCATCACCCGCTGCCACAGAGTGCCACCAATGAGGATTTGCTGACCCTGATAGCCAGGCTGAATGCAGACCCCAAAATAAGCGGTATTCTGGTACAGGTACCCCTGCCCGTCCAGATTTCGGAAAATCTGGTCTTAAATGCCATAAATCCGGATAAAGATGTAGACGGTTTCCACCCGGTAAACGTAGGCAGAATGTGCCTGGGTGAACCCTGCTTTTTGCCCTGCACCCCCCACGGCGTTCAGGAACTCTTAATCCGTTCGGGCATAAAGATAGAGGGCACCCATGTAGTTATAGTGGGGCGGAGCAATCTGGTCGGCAAACCGCTGGCCAATATTCTGCTCCAAAAAGCCCCGGGGGCAAACGCCACAGTCACTATCTGCCACAGCGGCACTAAAAACCTGCCGCTGATAACTTCGCAGGCAGATATACTGGTATCCGCCATGGGCAAGCCCAAATTTATCACCGCAGATATGGTCAGGCAGGGCGCGGTGGTGATAGATGTAGGCACAACCTGTATAGGCTACACACCCGAAGGCAAGCGGATACTTTCCGGTGATGTTGATTTTGAAGCCGTCAAGGAAAAGGCCTTTGCCATTACCCCCGTACCCAAAGGTGTAGGTCCTATGACTATTATTATGCTTATGCTAAATACCCTGACCGCCGCCAAAAGGGCTGCCGGTCTGGTAAAATAG